From one Sphingomonas xanthus genomic stretch:
- a CDS encoding Fic family protein has protein sequence MDVTTMEPMVPEEASRLLDDDILPLIAEANQLAGRIHPILRDSIGDLVRSMNCYYSNLIEGHDTHPRDIDRALANDFSAEPKKRDLQKEAVAHIHVQQLIDTGRDPDAWPASAAYASWLHEEFCSRLPPEMLFVTDHKTGERLEIIPGAWRKRDVDVGRHLPPPHEDLPRFIARFDTAYGSPPLSKTRQIQTVGAVHHRFLWIHPFLDGNGRVARLMSHALYKRLGIGTSLWSVARGLARDEERYKALLAQADGPREGDRDGRGNLTQRGLIEFCKFFLDRSVDQIRFMSGLLEPTTLLTRMEIHVEEEVRSKRLMRGSFAVLREAVMNGEVERAKIPSLTGYEERGARNVTSGLVERGMLTATSHRAPLRLAFPADVAERWFPNLYPANAGSRHDR, from the coding sequence ATGGATGTGACAACGATGGAGCCGATGGTCCCAGAGGAGGCGTCCCGCCTTCTCGATGATGACATTCTGCCGCTGATCGCGGAGGCCAACCAACTGGCTGGGCGTATCCACCCCATTCTCCGCGACTCGATCGGCGATCTCGTCCGGTCGATGAATTGCTATTATTCTAATCTGATCGAGGGACACGACACGCACCCGCGCGACATCGATCGGGCGCTCGCCAACGACTTCTCGGCCGAGCCGAAGAAGCGTGACCTGCAGAAGGAGGCCGTCGCTCATATCCATGTCCAGCAGCTGATCGACACCGGCCGCGACCCTGATGCTTGGCCGGCTTCGGCGGCCTATGCGTCGTGGCTCCATGAAGAATTCTGCTCGCGGCTGCCGCCTGAAATGCTGTTTGTAACCGACCACAAAACTGGGGAGCGGCTCGAGATCATCCCCGGCGCCTGGCGTAAGCGTGACGTCGACGTCGGGCGCCACCTGCCACCCCCGCATGAAGACCTGCCGCGCTTCATTGCGCGCTTCGACACCGCTTATGGGTCGCCGCCGCTCAGCAAGACGCGGCAGATACAGACGGTTGGGGCCGTACATCACCGGTTCCTCTGGATTCACCCGTTTCTCGACGGCAACGGACGAGTCGCACGACTGATGTCGCACGCGCTCTACAAACGGCTCGGGATTGGTACGAGCCTGTGGTCAGTGGCGCGCGGACTCGCGCGCGACGAGGAGCGGTACAAGGCACTGCTGGCGCAGGCCGACGGACCGCGCGAAGGCGACCGCGACGGTCGGGGTAACCTTACCCAGCGGGGTCTGATCGAATTCTGCAAATTCTTCCTCGATCGGTCCGTCGACCAGATCCGTTTCATGAGCGGGCTGCTTGAGCCGACGACGCTCCTGACCCGTATGGAAATTCACGTCGAAGAGGAGGTCCGCTCCAAGCGATTAATGCGTGGAAGCTTTGCCGTGTTGCGCGAGGCCGTGATGAACGGCGAGGTCGAGCGCGCTAAGATCCCGTCGCTCACAGGCTATGAGGAGCGTGGCGCCCGCAACGTGACATCGGGTCTGGTCGAGCGCGGGATGCTCACCGCCACCTCGCACCGCGCGCCGCTCCGACTCGCCTTCCCGGCCGACGTCGCTGAGCGCTGGTTCCCCAACTTGTATCCGGCAAATGCAGGGTCGCGCCATGACCGATAA
- a CDS encoding ArsR/SmtB family transcription factor has protein sequence MENEAAVAALAALAFETRLQAVQLLATVGDDGLAAGELSRRLGVQQNTLSDHLASLARAGIVKADRQGRSIIYRANPQAVRDLVLFLSERLGANARAA, from the coding sequence ATGGAAAACGAAGCTGCAGTTGCAGCGCTGGCAGCGCTTGCCTTCGAGACACGGTTACAGGCCGTGCAGCTGCTCGCCACTGTCGGTGACGACGGGCTCGCGGCGGGCGAATTGTCGCGTCGACTGGGTGTGCAACAAAACACACTCAGCGATCACCTCGCGTCACTGGCACGCGCCGGGATCGTTAAAGCTGATCGACAAGGACGATCGATCATCTATCGCGCGAACCCGCAGGCCGTCCGGGACCTCGTTTTGTTCCTTAGCGAGCGTCTCGGCGCAAACGCGCGAGCCGCGTAA